A section of the Malus sylvestris chromosome 17, drMalSylv7.2, whole genome shotgun sequence genome encodes:
- the LOC126610902 gene encoding probable WRKY transcription factor 3: MTAKTQDSNRVAVSAPPPQKQPQRPVITLPPRPSAEALFSGGSGASPGPMTLVSSFFENYPESDFRSFSQLLAGAMGSPVGSTRGMNFFSDSPADGLGKSGGGSEYGGEGSSGFKQSRPMSLAVARPPLFTVPPGLSPSGLLNSPGFYSPQSPFGMSHQQALAQVTAQAALAQSRVYMQPDYQPSSVAAPTEPQACQPSLMPEEASRQLTLPSTSDTKSSVRQSSEASHSDGKYQPSSTGRPADDSYNWRKYGQKLVKGSEFPRSYYKCTHMNCPVKKKVERIPSGEITEIIYKGQHNHEVPQPSKRPKDGDLNGPKPENGLQRRVGDSNRLSENVASHSQPERDQESTEAASGQLPGGIDNEELGDGETREEGDADEPNAKRRNIDVGASEVALAHKMVTEPKIIVQTRSEVDLLDDGYRWRKYGQKVVKGNPHPRSYYKCTFAGCNVRKHVERASTDAEAVITTYEGKHNHDVPAARNSSHSTANNSASLLKPPASRAPQHTLQKGREYGNNDQRPVLLQLKEEQIVV, encoded by the exons ATGACCGCCAAAACCCAAGACTCGAACAGGGTCGCAGTTTCAGCTCCGCCGCCACAGAAGCAGCCACAAAGACCAGTGATAACACTCCCGCCGCGGCCGTCCGCGGAGGCCCTTTTCAGCGGCGGATCTGGGGCGAGCCCGGGTCCCATGACTCTTGTCTCGAGCTTCTTCGAGAACTACCCTGAGTCGGATTTCAGGTCCTTCTCTCAGCTCCTCGCCGGAGCCATGGGCTCGCCGGTGGGGTCCACAAGGGGGATGAACTTTTTTAGCGATAGCCCAGCTGATGGTTTGGGAAAATCAGGCGGAGGTTCCGAATATGGCGGGGAGGGCAGTTCTGGGTTTAAGCAGAGTAGGCCGATGAGTTTGGCGGTGGCTCGGCCGCCATTGTTTACTGTCCCGCCGGGACTCAGCCCCTCTGGGTTGCTTAACTCGCCTGGCTTCTATTCACCTCAG AGTCCGTTTGGAATGTCACACCAGCAGGCCTTGGCACAGGTTACTGCTCAAGCTGCATTAGCCCAATCTCGTGTGTACATGCAACCTGATTACCAACCTTCTTCAGTAGCAGCCCCGACAGAGCCACAGGCATGTCAACCATCTTTAATGCCCGAGGAAGCTTCTCGGCAGCTTACATTGCCCTCAACATCTGATACTAAAAGTTCTGTGAGGCAATCCTCAGAGGCATCTCATTCTGATGGGAAATACCAACCTTCATCCACTGGTAGGCCTGCGGACGATAGCTACAACTGGCGGAAATATGGGCAGAAGCTGGTTAAGGGCAGTGAATTTCCTCGAAGCTACTACAAGTGCACACATATGAATTGCCCTGTCAAAAAGAAAGTCGAGCGTATTCCTAGTGGCGAAATAACTGAGATTATCTACAAAGGTCAGCATAACCATGAAGTCCCTCAACCGAGTAAACGCCCAAAAGATGGTGATCTGAATGGGCCTAAGCCTGAAAACGGATTACAAAGAAGGGTAGGAGATTCAAATAGGTTGAGTGAAAATGTAGCTTCTCACTCACAACCTGAAAGGGATCAGGAATCTACTGAAGCCGCTTCTGGACAGTTACCAGGGGGAATTGACAATGAAGAGTTGGGCGATGGGGAAACTAGAGAAGAGGGAGATGCTGATGAACCAAATGCAAAGAGAAG GAACATAGACGTTGGCGCATCTGAGGTAGCTTTGGCACACAAGATGGTCACAGAACCAAAAATCATTGTGCAGACAAGGAGTGAAGTTGATCTTCTCGATGATGGCTATAGGTGGCGCAAGTACGGGCAAAAGGTGGTCAAAGGGAACCCTCATCCAAG GAGCTATTACAAATGCACGTTTGCGGGGTGCAATGTCCGTAAGCATGTTGAGAGAGCTTCCACTGACGCTGAAGCTGTCATCACTACATATGAAGGCAAACACAACCATGATGTTCCAGCAGCAAGAAACAGCAGCCACAGCACGGCCAATAATAGTGCATCACTGTTAAAACCACCCGCGTCCAGGGCTCCTCAGCATACCCTACAGAAGGGCAGAGAATATGGAAACAATGATCAGAGACCGGTACTTCTTCAGCTAAAAGAAGAACAAATAGTTGTTTAA